In Arcobacter ellisii, a genomic segment contains:
- a CDS encoding L-lactate permease: protein MSLGFQAFFAALPIIFAGILLVGLRVSAKKAMPLVYVATIAVAFMIWEVSFERVLASTIEGMLITVSVLWIIFGAILLLNTLKHSGAIIVIRQGFNNISPDRRIQAIIVAWLFGCFIEGASGFGTPAAIAAPLLVAIGFPAMAAVMLGMMVQSTPVSFGAVGTPILIGVNKGLDSAGIGATLTNLGSSWDTYLQIITSEVAITHAITGTLIPLLMCVMLTRFFGEKKSWTEGLAILPFAIFAGLAFTLPYALTGVFLGAEFPSLIGALVGLPIVVLAAKKGFLVPKKAWDFAPREKWPVSWVSKFEMKFDAMTAKAPMSLTKAWIPYVLVALILVLTRVSADVKAFVMSLAFSYKNILGEGLNFTMNPLYLPGGILVFVVIITYFLHKMEFKELKAAVGESSKVMIGAGFVLVFTIPLVRVLINSGVNESGFDSMPIAMANFVAHSVGDIYPLFAPVVGALGAFIAGSNTVSNMMLSQFQFGVADALGISTAFMVALQAVGAAAGNMIAIHNVVAASATVGLLDQEGETLRKTVIPTIYYCLVVGIIGLIGMYYLGLTDPLMK from the coding sequence ATGAGTTTAGGTTTTCAAGCATTTTTTGCTGCGTTACCAATCATATTTGCTGGTATCTTACTTGTAGGACTTAGAGTTTCTGCAAAAAAAGCAATGCCTTTAGTTTATGTAGCTACAATCGCAGTAGCTTTTATGATTTGGGAAGTTTCTTTTGAAAGAGTTTTAGCTTCTACAATTGAAGGTATGTTAATTACAGTTTCTGTTTTATGGATTATTTTTGGTGCTATTTTACTTTTGAATACACTAAAACATTCAGGTGCAATTATTGTAATTAGACAAGGATTTAACAATATTAGTCCAGATAGAAGAATTCAAGCAATTATCGTAGCTTGGTTATTTGGTTGTTTTATTGAAGGTGCTTCTGGATTTGGAACACCTGCTGCTATTGCTGCACCATTACTTGTTGCTATTGGATTCCCTGCAATGGCTGCTGTTATGCTTGGAATGATGGTTCAAAGTACACCTGTTTCTTTTGGAGCTGTTGGAACTCCTATTTTAATTGGAGTAAATAAAGGTTTAGATTCAGCTGGAATTGGTGCAACTTTAACAAATCTTGGTTCATCTTGGGATACTTATCTTCAAATCATTACTTCAGAAGTAGCTATTACTCATGCAATTACTGGAACTTTAATTCCTTTATTAATGTGTGTAATGTTAACTAGATTCTTTGGAGAAAAAAAATCTTGGACTGAAGGATTAGCTATTTTACCATTTGCAATTTTTGCAGGTCTAGCGTTTACACTTCCTTATGCTTTAACAGGAGTTTTCTTAGGTGCAGAATTCCCATCATTAATTGGTGCATTAGTTGGTCTTCCAATAGTTGTATTAGCTGCTAAAAAAGGTTTCTTAGTTCCTAAAAAAGCTTGGGATTTTGCTCCAAGAGAAAAATGGCCAGTTTCATGGGTTTCTAAATTTGAGATGAAATTTGATGCTATGACTGCAAAAGCACCAATGTCTTTAACAAAAGCTTGGATTCCTTATGTATTAGTTGCTTTAATTTTAGTATTAACAAGAGTAAGTGCCGATGTAAAAGCTTTTGTTATGTCTTTAGCATTCTCATACAAAAATATTTTAGGAGAAGGTCTAAACTTTACTATGAATCCTTTATATTTACCTGGAGGAATTTTAGTATTTGTAGTAATTATCACTTATTTCTTACATAAAATGGAATTTAAAGAGTTAAAAGCTGCTGTTGGTGAATCTTCAAAAGTAATGATAGGTGCTGGATTTGTTCTTGTGTTTACTATTCCACTTGTAAGAGTTTTAATTAATTCAGGTGTTAATGAATCAGGATTTGATTCTATGCCAATTGCAATGGCAAATTTTGTTGCTCATTCAGTTGGAGATATTTATCCTTTATTTGCACCAGTTGTTGGAGCATTAGGAGCATTTATTGCTGGAAGTAATACAGTTTCAAATATGATGTTAAGTCAATTCCAATTTGGTGTTGCTGATGCTTTAGGAATTTCTACAGCATTTATGGTTGCTCTTCAAGCAGTTGGAGCAGCAGCTGGAAATATGATAGCAATTCATAATGTGGTAGCTGCTAGTGCAACTGTTGGATTACTTGACCAAGAGGGTGAAACTTTAAGAAAAACTGTAATACCTACAATTTATTATTGTTTAGTTGTTGGAATTATTGGTCTTATTGGAATGTATTATTTAGGATTAACAGATCCACTTATGAAATAA
- a CDS encoding substrate-binding periplasmic protein, with protein MLFFKKLFFILFLSLSLCANETIFDEIKANNKLKVCVWPEYYGISFLDQRTQQFSGIDSDLAQELAKDLKVDLEFVPSSFVTLIDDINNNVCHIAMFAIGNTTQRREKIRFTTAHLSSDVYAITTKNNRRIDNWDDIDKKGNIIAVAKGTYHETIMKEKLQNAELLVLDKIHQRELEVQAGRADAFMSDYPFAKRMLAKTDWAKLIEPKTTYHKTDYAWAMKYGEDKFYNRVEQFIQDIKNDGRLLNLAKKNGLEPIVKLK; from the coding sequence ATGTTGTTTTTTAAAAAATTATTTTTTATATTATTTTTATCTTTAAGTCTTTGTGCAAATGAAACTATTTTTGATGAAATAAAAGCAAACAATAAATTAAAAGTTTGTGTTTGGCCTGAATATTATGGAATATCTTTTTTAGACCAAAGAACTCAGCAATTTTCGGGAATTGATAGTGATTTAGCCCAAGAATTAGCTAAAGATTTAAAAGTTGATTTAGAATTTGTTCCAAGTTCATTTGTAACTTTAATAGATGATATAAACAATAATGTTTGCCATATTGCAATGTTTGCAATAGGAAATACAACACAAAGAAGAGAAAAAATTAGATTTACAACAGCACATTTATCAAGTGATGTTTATGCAATTACAACAAAAAATAATAGAAGAATAGATAATTGGGATGATATTGATAAAAAAGGAAATATCATTGCTGTTGCAAAGGGAACTTATCATGAAACAATTATGAAAGAGAAGTTACAAAATGCAGAACTTTTAGTTTTAGACAAAATACATCAAAGAGAACTAGAAGTTCAAGCAGGAAGAGCTGATGCTTTTATGAGTGATTATCCATTTGCTAAAAGAATGTTAGCAAAAACAGATTGGGCAAAATTAATAGAACCAAAAACTACTTATCATAAAACTGATTATGCTTGGGCTATGAAATATGGTGAAGATAAATTTTATAATAGAGTTGAACAATTTATTCAAGATATAAAAAACGATGGAAGGCTTTTAAATCTTGCTAAAAAAAATGGTTTAGAACCAATAGTAAAATTAAAATAA
- a CDS encoding PAS domain S-box protein encodes MKFTVTRIIIVSLFIIFLVISGVFFSISILKDETIKTHLKLIQLYSSIFVDNLTKTVNGMDLLTDNLVVLLKNEQNEEFINSRLYELLKDNLEIRSINILDEKNRVIYSSNELNKNLLINLETFYPLPIYEKNILRVGNTKEGRDFYNGKNITYLKNSLDINFFPILREIDLGTKKIKVLIAVNGDFLLNRYNSFLNIEHCYIDILKVDGTLLSSNDFRENFSMNKELLSLIKEKNSYSGVVNFDKQKTILSFNSTINYPFVVMVRLDFNKTLQTWEEKSQTFLITIFALLILSIVLIIFWLYTYNKKINKEVSLNNKFKILFEQSSFYAMIINFNGKIVEINNSFLSTFFSEKELDKNIWDYSCWLENEKIWLEKIIKTFPQDEKIQRELNIIGLDGNQKVLEVVISSFEIDGHLEYVLIALDITLKKQREKELKNAHIVFENAHDGIVVTDENVNIVNVNKAFETNTGYNFDEVIGKNPNILKSGFQEEDFYKNMWQQLIETGYWEGELTNKNKEGEFYIERIKINAVYNEEKKLTNYIAVFSDITLQKEQEKLLQEKEKLLFQQSKLSAMGEMIGNIAHQWRQPLSVISSSTSAIKLHHEEDFYSKEEIKDFVEVILNSTKYLSNTIDDFRNFYKEDSEKSDFDVKAAINNSLNLIKTELVKQNIEIVFIDEDCSFDIKGIRNQFLQVMMNILINAKDAFFDKEIENKTIFIDIYQKDDKKVIKIYDNAGGIKEDVINHIFEPYFTTKHKSVGTGIGLYMSEEIITKQLNGQIFVSNRIFTYKNKEYTGAEFKIIIKKCN; translated from the coding sequence ATGAAGTTTACAGTTACAAGGATAATAATTGTTAGTTTATTTATTATTTTTCTAGTAATTTCAGGTGTATTTTTTTCTATCTCGATTTTAAAAGATGAAACAATAAAAACCCATCTTAAATTGATTCAATTATATTCAAGTATTTTTGTTGATAATTTAACAAAAACTGTAAATGGTATGGATTTATTGACAGACAATTTAGTTGTTCTTCTAAAAAATGAACAAAATGAAGAGTTTATAAATAGTAGATTATATGAGTTATTAAAAGATAATTTAGAAATTAGGTCAATAAACATTTTAGATGAAAAAAATAGAGTTATTTATAGTTCTAATGAATTAAATAAAAATCTATTGATAAATTTAGAAACTTTTTATCCACTTCCAATATATGAAAAAAATATTTTAAGAGTAGGGAATACAAAAGAGGGTAGAGATTTTTATAATGGGAAAAATATAACATATTTAAAAAACAGTTTAGATATAAACTTTTTTCCAATTTTAAGAGAAATAGATTTAGGAACTAAAAAAATAAAAGTTCTAATAGCTGTAAATGGAGATTTTTTATTAAATAGATATAACAGTTTTTTAAATATTGAACACTGTTATATAGATATTTTAAAAGTTGATGGAACTTTATTATCTTCAAATGATTTTAGAGAAAATTTCAGTATGAATAAAGAGTTATTATCTTTGATAAAAGAGAAAAACTCATATTCTGGTGTAGTTAATTTTGATAAACAAAAAACTATTTTATCTTTTAATTCAACAATAAATTATCCTTTTGTTGTGATGGTTCGATTAGATTTTAATAAAACTTTACAAACTTGGGAAGAAAAAAGCCAAACTTTTTTAATAACAATTTTTGCTTTATTAATTTTATCAATCGTATTGATTATTTTTTGGTTATATACATATAATAAAAAAATAAATAAAGAAGTTTCTTTGAATAATAAATTCAAAATTTTATTTGAACAAAGTAGTTTTTATGCAATGATTATAAACTTTAATGGAAAAATAGTTGAGATAAATAATAGCTTTTTATCAACATTTTTTAGTGAAAAAGAGCTTGATAAAAATATTTGGGATTATTCTTGTTGGTTGGAAAATGAAAAAATATGGTTAGAAAAGATTATAAAAACTTTTCCTCAAGATGAAAAAATACAAAGAGAATTAAATATCATAGGATTAGATGGAAATCAAAAGGTATTAGAGGTTGTGATTTCATCTTTTGAAATAGATGGACATCTGGAATATGTATTAATTGCTTTAGATATTACCTTAAAAAAACAAAGAGAAAAAGAGCTAAAAAATGCTCATATTGTTTTTGAAAATGCCCATGATGGAATAGTTGTAACTGATGAGAATGTAAATATTGTAAATGTAAATAAAGCATTTGAAACAAATACAGGATATAACTTTGATGAAGTTATTGGAAAAAATCCAAATATTTTAAAATCTGGATTTCAAGAAGAAGATTTTTATAAAAATATGTGGCAACAGTTGATTGAAACAGGTTATTGGGAAGGTGAACTTACAAATAAAAATAAAGAGGGTGAGTTTTATATAGAAAGAATAAAAATAAATGCTGTTTATAATGAAGAGAAAAAACTAACAAATTATATAGCAGTATTTTCAGATATTACTTTACAAAAAGAGCAAGAAAAACTTTTACAAGAGAAAGAAAAACTTCTTTTCCAACAATCAAAACTTTCAGCAATGGGAGAAATGATTGGAAATATTGCCCATCAATGGAGACAACCTTTAAGTGTAATTAGTTCTTCAACAAGTGCAATAAAACTTCACCATGAAGAGGATTTTTATTCAAAAGAGGAGATAAAAGATTTTGTTGAAGTTATTTTAAACTCAACAAAATATTTGTCAAATACAATTGATGATTTTAGAAATTTTTATAAAGAAGATTCTGAAAAAAGTGATTTTGATGTTAAAGCAGCAATTAATAATAGTTTAAATCTAATAAAAACAGAACTTGTAAAACAAAATATAGAGATTGTTTTTATTGATGAAGATTGTAGTTTTGATATAAAAGGGATTAGAAATCAATTTTTACAAGTAATGATGAATATATTAATAAATGCAAAAGATGCATTTTTTGATAAAGAGATTGAAAATAAAACAATATTTATAGACATTTATCAAAAAGATGATAAAAAAGTAATAAAGATTTACGATAATGCTGGTGGAATAAAAGAGGATGTTATAAATCATATTTTTGAGCCATATTTTACAACAAAACATAAATCAGTAGGTACAGGAATTGGTTTATATATGAGTGAAGAGATAATCACAAAACAACTAAATGGACAAATATTTGTTTCAAACAGAATATTTACATATAAAAATAAAGAGTATACAGGAGCAGAATTTAAAATAATTATAAAAAAATGTAACTAA